One stretch of Rhizophagus irregularis chromosome 6, complete sequence DNA includes these proteins:
- a CDS encoding uncharacterized protein (CAZy:AA5), with the protein MLINMKNYYNYFILFLLIGGFLLPINNNNNALAYPSQNQRRQEPAAKAAPKADPKAAPKADPKEAPKADPKEAPKADPKAPAPKADPKAAAPKADPKAAAPPAPAPAELPPAAPTGKEIGDAKGGTWTILPTLTGVNAMHMFVARPGQYVFVDRPETNPLLRTNGQPAESSLLDLDKDTLTALDITSDTFCSAGSWLGNGTLVGTGGDTGDPPFVPGQQTLRFYDPMTATWEEKLMVMPSKRWYPTMLPLVDGKVLILGGSIGGTGLNKVELNNPTYNIWPPSTADGTPDPDRPIQFLVDTLPYNLYVFLHIVPNAENKNMLFILSNQQPVLFDLEANNVVYSYPKIAVQRTYPQTGTSVMLPLYSNNNYKPEVMVCGGQATYEITATADSSCGRLDLSAKSPAWEMDDFGGIPRVMPDSVILPNGQIVFLNGAQIGYAGFRKGKKNNPLWLSDNPSFNPVLYDPVGKVYTKMNPSTVARMYHSVATLSPDGYVFVAGSNPQASVAKGIKYSTEYRAEIFKPPYLLTDVPRPTILSLNGTNIAGNRITIGYNQPIVFVVSLTDPNPSFTAAIMHLGFVTHSQSMGHRFVGLDISQANFDAGATNQYIVTLTTPPNPTIIAPGPHYIYILNNGAPCVRAAEVLLN; encoded by the exons atgttaataaatatgaaaaattattataattattttatattattcctCCTTATTGGAGGTTTTCTCTtaccaattaataataataataatgctttGGCTTATCCATCACAAAATCAAA GACGACAAGAACCAGCAGCAAAAGCAGCACCAAAAGCAGACCCAAAAGCAGCACCGAAAGCAGACCCAAAGGAAGCACCGAAAGCAGACCCAAAGGAAGCACCGAAAGCGGACCCAAAGGCTCCAGCACCAAAAGCAGATCCAAAGGCTGCTGCACCAAAAGCAGACCCAAAGGCCGCGGCACCACCAGCACCAGCACCAGCTGAATTACCACCTGCTGCACCAACAGGCAAAGAAATTGGTGATGCAAAAGGAGGAACATGGACAATCCTTCCAac ACTAACGGGTGTCAACGCAATGCACATGTTTGTAGCTCGTCCTGGCCAATACGTTTTCGTTGATAGAC ctgaAACAAATCCATTGCTTCGAACAAATGGTCAACCAGCAGAATCTTCACTACTCGACCTTGACAAAGACACACTTACAGCTCTTGATATTACATCAGATACTTTTTGTTCGGCAGGATCTTGGTTAGGAAATGGAACTTTGGTTGGTACCGGTGGTGATACTGGTGATCCTCCATTTGTACCAGGTCAACAAACTTTACGATTTTATGATCCAATGACCGCTACATGGGAAGAAAAGCTTATGGTGATGCCATCGAAAAGATGGTATCCCACAATGTTACC tttagtCGATGGAAAAGTTCTTATATTAGGAGGTTCTATTGGTGGTACAGGTCTCAATAAAGTCGAACTTAATAATCCAACTTATAATATTTGGCCACCATCAACTGCTGATGGAACACCGGACCCAGATAGACCCATACAATTCCTTGTAGATACTCTCCCTTACAACCTCTATGTATTCTTGCACATTGTACCAAATGCagagaataaaaatatgttattcATTCTTTCCAATCAACAACCtgtattatttgatttagaAGCTAATAATGTGGTTTATAGCTATCCAAAAATAGCAGTTCAACGTACATACCCACAAACCGGAACTTCTGTAATGTTACCCTTATactctaataataattataaacccGAAGTTATGGTTTGTGGAGGTCAAGCAACATATGAAATTACTGCAACAGCTGATTCTTCTTGCGGTAGATTGGATTTAAGCGCTAAATCACCTGCTTGGGAGATGGACGATTTTGGTGGAATTCCTCGTGTTATGCCTGACAGCGTGATATTACCAAATGgtcaaattgtatttttaaatggAGCACAAATTGGTTATGCTGGTTTTCGTAAGGGCAAAAAAAACAATCCTTTATGGTTAAGTGATAATCCCTCGTTCAACCCAGTTCTTTACGACCCAGTTGGAAAAGTATACACGAAAATGAATCCGTCAACAGTAGCAAGAATGTATCATTCAGTTGCAACCTTATCTCCTGATGGTTACGTTTTTGTTGCCGGTAGTAATCCACAAGCATCTGTTGCGAAGGGTATAAAATACTCAACAGA ataTCGAGCCGAAATTTTCAAACCTCCTTATCTCTTAACAGATGTACCACGTCCAACGATACTTAGTCTCAATGGAACCAATATTGCTGGAAATAGAATAACAATAGGATACAATCAACCAATAGTTTTTGTTGTCTCACTTACAGACCCTAATCCATCATTCACAGCTGCAATTATGCATCTTGGTTTCGTAACACATTCACAAAGTATGGGACATAGATTTGTTGGGTTAGACATTAGTCAAGCAAATTTTGATGCAGGTGCAACCAATCAATATATTGTAACTTTAACTACACCACCAAATCCTACAATAATTGCACCTGGAccacattatatatatatattaaataacggAGCTCCTTGTGTAAGAGCAGCagaagttttattaaattaa
- a CDS encoding uncharacterized protein (CAZy:AA5): MLWLIHHKIKDDKNQQQKQHQKQTQKQHRKQTQRKHRKQTQRKHRKRTQRLQHQKQIQRLLHQKQTQRPRHHQHQHQLNYHLLHQQAKKLVMQKEEHGQSFQPRPGQYVFVDRPETNPLLRTNGQPAESSLLDLDKDTLTALDITSDTFCSAGSWLGNGTLVGTGGDTGDPPFVPGQQTLRFYDPMTATWEEKLMVMPSKRWYPTMLPLVDGKVLILGGSIGGTGLNKVELNNPTYNIWPPSTADGTPDPDRPIQFLVDTLPYNLYVFLHIVPNAENKNMLFILSNQQPVLFDLEANNVVYSYPKIAVQRTYPQTGTSVMLPLYSNNNYKPEVMVCGGQATYEITATADSSCGRLDLSAKSPAWEMDDFGGIPRVMPDSVILPNGQIVFLNGAQIGYAGFRKGKKNNPLWLSDNPSFNPVLYDPVGKVYTKMNPSTVARMYHSVATLSPDGYVFVAGSNPQASVAKGIKYSTEYRAEIFKPPYLLTDVPRPTILSLNGTNIAGNRITIGYNQPIVFVVSLTDPNPSFTAAIMHLGFVTHSQSMGHRFVGLDISQANFDAGATNQYIVTLTTPPNPTIIAPGPHYIYILNNGAPCVRAAEVLLN; encoded by the exons atgctttGGCTTATCCATCACAAAATCAAA GACGACAAGAACCAGCAGCAAAAGCAGCACCAAAAGCAGACCCAAAAGCAGCACCGAAAGCAGACCCAAAGGAAGCACCGAAAGCAGACCCAAAGGAAGCACCGAAAGCGGACCCAAAGGCTCCAGCACCAAAAGCAGATCCAAAGGCTGCTGCACCAAAAGCAGACCCAAAGGCCGCGGCACCACCAGCACCAGCACCAGCTGAATTACCACCTGCTGCACCAACAGGCAAAGAAATTGGTGATGCAAAAGGAGGAACATGGACAATCCTTCCAac CTCGTCCTGGCCAATACGTTTTCGTTGATAGAC ctgaAACAAATCCATTGCTTCGAACAAATGGTCAACCAGCAGAATCTTCACTACTCGACCTTGACAAAGACACACTTACAGCTCTTGATATTACATCAGATACTTTTTGTTCGGCAGGATCTTGGTTAGGAAATGGAACTTTGGTTGGTACCGGTGGTGATACTGGTGATCCTCCATTTGTACCAGGTCAACAAACTTTACGATTTTATGATCCAATGACCGCTACATGGGAAGAAAAGCTTATGGTGATGCCATCGAAAAGATGGTATCCCACAATGTTACC tttagtCGATGGAAAAGTTCTTATATTAGGAGGTTCTATTGGTGGTACAGGTCTCAATAAAGTCGAACTTAATAATCCAACTTATAATATTTGGCCACCATCAACTGCTGATGGAACACCGGACCCAGATAGACCCATACAATTCCTTGTAGATACTCTCCCTTACAACCTCTATGTATTCTTGCACATTGTACCAAATGCagagaataaaaatatgttattcATTCTTTCCAATCAACAACCtgtattatttgatttagaAGCTAATAATGTGGTTTATAGCTATCCAAAAATAGCAGTTCAACGTACATACCCACAAACCGGAACTTCTGTAATGTTACCCTTATactctaataataattataaacccGAAGTTATGGTTTGTGGAGGTCAAGCAACATATGAAATTACTGCAACAGCTGATTCTTCTTGCGGTAGATTGGATTTAAGCGCTAAATCACCTGCTTGGGAGATGGACGATTTTGGTGGAATTCCTCGTGTTATGCCTGACAGCGTGATATTACCAAATGgtcaaattgtatttttaaatggAGCACAAATTGGTTATGCTGGTTTTCGTAAGGGCAAAAAAAACAATCCTTTATGGTTAAGTGATAATCCCTCGTTCAACCCAGTTCTTTACGACCCAGTTGGAAAAGTATACACGAAAATGAATCCGTCAACAGTAGCAAGAATGTATCATTCAGTTGCAACCTTATCTCCTGATGGTTACGTTTTTGTTGCCGGTAGTAATCCACAAGCATCTGTTGCGAAGGGTATAAAATACTCAACAGA ataTCGAGCCGAAATTTTCAAACCTCCTTATCTCTTAACAGATGTACCACGTCCAACGATACTTAGTCTCAATGGAACCAATATTGCTGGAAATAGAATAACAATAGGATACAATCAACCAATAGTTTTTGTTGTCTCACTTACAGACCCTAATCCATCATTCACAGCTGCAATTATGCATCTTGGTTTCGTAACACATTCACAAAGTATGGGACATAGATTTGTTGGGTTAGACATTAGTCAAGCAAATTTTGATGCAGGTGCAACCAATCAATATATTGTAACTTTAACTACACCACCAAATCCTACAATAATTGCACCTGGAccacattatatatatatattaaataacggAGCTCCTTGTGTAAGAGCAGCagaagttttattaaattaa